The Actinomycetota bacterium region CTGGGTGGGCAGATCGAAGGCCACCGACAGGCCCGTCTGGCCCTTCGCGAGGTTGGTCCGGTACAGCTCGTTGGAGGCCGCTGCCGAGGAGTGACCCGAGTAGGTCCGCATGATCCAGGGACGGTCCACAGCTACCTCCAGGACGGCTCCGAGCGTACCGCCGGGCACGCCCTGGCCCGCCTCCCGTGCGACCGGTATGACCGAACCGCCCGATCCGTCCGGTTCGCTGCGACGTCAGCGCGTCCCGCATCGCTCGCAGGTGTTGTCACACCGGATGTCGTATAGGCTCCGTGGCCAGGTCCACCCCTCCCCTCTGGTGGACCGCCCGCGTCCCGTCCCCAGGCGCGAACCACCTGACCCCGAGCTGGTGAGTCCGACCTGAGTACACGCACGCTGTCACGTCCCCGCGCCCGTGCGGTGCGGCGGGTGGTGGTCACCCTCCTCGTGCTCGCCCTGTCGCTGACCGGTTCGGCCACGGCCCAGGACCTCGAGGACGTCGTCGAGCAGCGCGAGGAGCTCGAGGCCGAGCTCGATCAGGCCGTCGCCGCCTGGGAGGATCTGGTCGCTCGCCTCGCGACCGCGGAGGAGGAGCTGGCCCAGCTCGAGACCCGGGTCGCGGCCCTCGAGGCCGAGGCCCAGGAGGTCAACGCCGCCCTCGCGGACCGTGCCCGCGCCGCTTTCAAGCGCGGCGACGGGTCGATGCTGACCACGATGCTCGGAGCCGAGGGCCCTGAGGGAGCGCTCGAACGTGCCCAGTTCCTCGTGGCCCTGACGGGCCGTGACCGCGGCCAGCTCGAGGGCGCCACCAACCTCAAGGTCCAGCTGCAGCAGTCCCGCACCCTGCTCGAGGACAAGGCGGCAGAGCTCGCCAGCCTGCGCGAGGAGATGGCCGCGATCCAAGCCGACCTCGAGGGCCGCCTGTCGTCGGTCAAGGTCAAGGAAGCCGAGCTGCGCAGTCGTCGCGAGCGGCAGCGGACCATCTCCAACGGCGTCCAGAACGGCACCTACGCCTGCATCATCGCGGCGCCCTACCACTTCCGCGACACCTGGGGACATCCCCGGTCGGGTGGACGTCGACACAAGGGCACCGACGTGATGGGCCAGATGAACGCCCAGGTCTACGCCTTCACCCACGGCCGCATCTCGCGGCTGAGCAACGGCGGCCTCGGCGGCATCTCGGTGTACCTGTGGGGCGACGACGACGTCGAATACTTCTACACCCACCTCAACGGCTACGCCCCGGGCGTCCACGTCGGCATGCGCGTCGAGGCTGGGCAGTGGATCGCACTGAACGGCAACACCGGCAACGCGCGCGGTGGCGCCCCGCACATCCACTTCGAGATCCACCCCGGTGGTGGCGGTGCCGTGAATCCCTACCCGTGGCTCAGCCCCGCGTGCTTCTGATCTTGGCGAAGGCGCAACCGCGCTATCGATCGGGACGCCACCGGTGACGACACCGCTCGCGGTTGTCCTCGCGGCGGTTGGGGGCGCGCTCATCGCGACGCAGGGGGCGCTGCTCGGCCCGTTCTCGGACCGGGTCCGCAACGTCATGGTCGTGGCGCTGTGGGTCCACGTCGCCGGGGCGGTGTTCGCCGGAGCGGTCGTGCTCTTCGGCCGCTACGAGCTGGGCATCACCGAGCTCCGCAGCGCCCCGTGGCTGTTGCTCGCCGGTGTGGCCGGCGTCGGTATCGTCGCGTCGATCGGTGCCGTGGTGGGCTACCTCGGTCTGGGCACCACGCTGGCGGTGCTCACCGGCGTGCAGCTGCTCATCGCGCTCCTGCTTGATGCCTCCGGGATCCTCGAACGCACGGTCGAGCTGAGCCTCCAGCGGGTGCTCGGCGCGGGCCTGATCGTGGTCGGCGTGCTGCTGGTGTTCGGGCGCGGCGAGGGCTGATCCGCCAGGCTGAGCTCAGGCCACGCGCAGCGCCACGAGGACCCCGTCGCGGATGGGCACGATGCTGGAGACGAAGTCGGGGTCCTCGGTGACGAGCCGGTTGTGCTCCTGGATCGCGGCGGTCCAGCCCTCGAGGCCCGGTCGGTCGTCGCCGGTGACGACGTGGCCGTCCCAGAGCGTGTTGTCGCACAGGTACAAGCCGCCCATGCGGATGCGCGACCGCGCCGCGCGCCAGCAGTCGGGGTAGCCGTCCTTGTCGACGTCGCAGTACACGATGTCGAAGGTGCCATCCTCAGTCGCGAACGACTCCAGCGCGTCACCCACGTGGTAACGGACACGGTCCCACAGACCCGCGCGTGTGAGGTAGCCCTCGGCGTCGCGAGCGTTCCCCGGGTCGCCGTCCGTGCACACCACCTCGCCGTCCGCCCCGACGGCGCGGGCGAACCAGTAGGCCGAGTAGCCGTACCCCGATCCCAACTCCATCACCCGTTCGGCCCCGATGGCGCGTGCCTGGGTCTCGAGGAAACGTCCGACGGCTCGGCCGACGATCGGGAAGCCGTGCTCCTCGGCCCGTTGCTCCATGTCCTCGAGCACGTCCGAGCCGTGCTGTACCGCTGCGAGAGCGGTCAGGTAGTCGCTGACCTGTTCGTCGAGTAGCCCGGTCACCGTCGCCTCCTGGTCGTCACTCACGCTATCCGCGGGTCGGGGTTGTGGCCGTTGCGACCAGCATCTGACCCAGAGTGGGATCTCGCGCGTGCCGCCCGGGCGTACCCTCGTGCCAGATCTCCTCGAGGGAGCGCATGCGCCACCTGCTGCTGTGGGACGCACCGAACATCGACATGACCGTCGCCAACATCATCGACGGCAAGCCGACCTCGAAGGAACGTCCGGACCTGCACGTCCTCGGCAAGTGGCTCGTCGACCGCGCTGCGGGCGGCGATGTCGAGGCGTGCGTCTTCATCAACGTCGCCCCGCACGTCGCCGGGCCCCTGCGCGGCTGGGTGCTGTGGCTGCTCGAGCAGGGCTACCGCGTGTTCGCCAGGCCGAAGGTCGGCGACAGCGACGTGGACGAGGACATGCTCGCGCACATCCACGCCCGAGCAGCGGATGGCGACCTCGGTGCGGTCTACGTGGGCTCGAACGACGCCAGGAACTTCCTCCAGCCGCTCGAGACGCTCGCAGGCGACGAGGTGGCGGTCCACGCGCTGGGGTTCACCGAGTACGCCGGCGGACTGTCGACCAGCGATCTCATCACCTTCGTGGACCTCGAGGACATCCCCGGTCTGTTCGAGCAGGCGCTCCCACGCATCAACCTCGAGGTGCTGCCCGACGAGGGCCGCTGGTTCGAGCCGACGGGCACGCTGGGTGTCGCCGTCGGGGAGGACGTCGCCTGACGTCGCGGGTGGCTCCTGCCGCCGCAGGTACGTGACCGCAGGCGCTCCGTGCGGCACAGTTGCGGTTCCACCGAGCATCAGGGACGCTCGGTGATTCCTGTGCTCAAGCAGGCCGAAGGCCGGTAGCACGATGGTGGTGGGGGACGATGACACGAGGGTGGTCTGTGAGTGCGAGAACGCAGCGTGGGGTCGGGGCGCGGACGCCCACGATCCTGCTCCTGCTCGTCCTGACAGCGGTCGCGTGGGTCCTCCCCCTCGCGCCCTCGTCGAGCGAGCCGCCGAGCACCCGGACCCGCCACGTCACCGTCGCGCCGCCCGGGCAGACGGGGGCGGCGCGATGGGCGATCGCGGAGCGCATCGACGCCGGTGACGCCGTCCTCGTCGGTGCCGACTGGGGCGGCGACCACGACGTCGAGGTCGAGGTCCGCGCCCGTCGGGGCCAGCGCTGGGATCCCTGGCAGGAGCTGCACCTGCCCGACGACCACGGACCCGATCCCGGTTCCACCGAGGCGGAACGTGCCGTGAGCGCGACCGTCAGCGACCCGGTGTGGCTCGGCCCCTCCGACGAGATCGAGGTGCGCGTCCGAGGTCAGCTGCAGCGGCCGGTCGACCTCACGCTCGTCGAGGTGGGCGGCGGAGACGGGCTGGCGTACACGCCGCCCCAGCTGCACCGTGGCTCGGGGACCGCGCACGCCGCGACCACCCAACCCGAGATCCTCAGCCGCGCCTCGTGGGGCGCCAACGAGGACATCCGCAAGTACGTGCCGCTGTACGCGGGGGACGCCCGCTTCGCGGTCGTGCACCACACCGCTGGCTCGAACAGCTACTCGCGCGAGGAAGCCGACGACGTGGTGCGAGCGATCTACTCCTACCACGTCGAGAGTCGCGGCTGGGACGACATCGCCTACAACTTCCTCATCGACCGCTACGGGACCATCTACGAAGGGCGCTCCGGGGGCATCACGGAGGCGGTGATCGGGGCGCACGCCGCCGGCTGGAACGAGGGCTCGTTCGGCGTAGCGGTGATGGGCGACTTCACCTCCACCGAGCCGACCCAGGCGTCACTCGACGCGCTCGACCGCCTGCTCGCCTGGAAACTCGATGTGCACCACATCAACCCGCACGGCGAGACCACCGAGATCGCCGGCGGAGGCTCGAGCAACCGCTACGACCGCGGTGACCGGGTCACCTTCCCGACCATCATCGGGCACCGCACGAACAACCACACCACCTGTCCGGGCGAGCGGCTGTTCGACCACGTGATCGGGTCCGACCCGATCGCCGACCGTGTCGAGGCCATCGGGCTGCCGAAGGCCTACGGCGGCCTGCCGGCTGCCCGCGAGCAGCCACAGGTGGGCAACCGGCCCAACGTCGCGGCGGTCTTCACCGACGACCTCGACTGGCAGTTCACGATCCGGGACGAGGAGACCGGCGAGCTCGTGCGTTCCACGGGAGGTGTCCACCAGTCCGAGGTGGACCTGGTGTGGGATCTGCGTGATGCCGCCGGGACGCCCGTCCCACCGGGCGCCTACGTGGCGGAGCTGCAGGCCCGGCTCGGCACCGACGAGATCACACCGGTCACGACCGAGATCGAGGTCACGCCACCGGCAGAACGGCGCGGTGGCGAGACGCGCATCGAGACCGCGGTCGAGCTGTCACGGTGGGCCTTCCCGAGCGCGCGCCGCGTCGTCATCGCTGCGGCATCGGCCTACCCGGATGCACTGGTCGCCACACCACTCGCGGGCTCGTTCGGCGGACCCGTGCTGCTCGTCGACCGCAAGGTCGTGCCCGAGGTGGTGATCGAGGAGATCCGTAGGCTCGGAGCCGACGAGGCCTGGATCGTCGGAGGGACCGCTCGCATCTCGAAGCAGGTCGAGGAACAGCTCGTTCGCGAGACGCGCGTGCCAGCAGATGCGATCCACCGTCGGGCAGGCATCGACCGGTTCGAGACCGCCGCCGCGGTCGCCGAGACCGTCATCGCCCGCGAGGACCCGACCGAGGTGCTGCTCGCCCTCGGTGCGCACCCTGATGACACCCGCGCCTTCCCGGACGCGCTCTCGGCCGGGGCGTTCGGGGCCGAGTTCGACCTTCCGGTCCTGCTGACGCAGGGCACGTTCCTGCCGGCACGGACCCGGGAGGTCCTCGCCAGCCGGCCGTGGGAGGACGGCATCCGCGTGTTCGGCGGCGAGGCCGCGGTGAGCGCCGCGGTCGCGGACGCCGCCCGGGACGCGGCCAGCGGGACGGGTGTGTTCCGCTTCGCAGGCGCCGACCGCTACGACACCAGCCGACTCGCCGCCGAGGAGACCCTGCGGCGGTGGCAGGAGCGCATCGAGGAGGAGGGTCCCGACCCCAACGACGACCCGACCGGCCTCGAGGTCGTGCTCTCGTCCGGGCTCAACTGGCCCGATGCGCTCGGGGCCGGTGCCGCGGCGGACCGTCGCAACGCCGTGTTCCTGCTCGTCCACGCCGCCGAGGTCGGGCGCTCGGCCGCGGTCCAGGAGTGGCTCACCGACAACGCGGTCACGCTCGCGCACGGCCTGATCAGCGGCGGGCCCGAGGCGGTCGACGACGAGGTCGTGGATGCCATCGGCTCGATCATCGCGTCCGCCGGTCCACACCAGGACGATCCCGAGACGTGGGCGCCCGACCCCTTCGCCCCCCAGCCCGAACCGAGTCCGACCGCGATCCCCACGTTGCCGTGACCGGCTCGATCCGCTCGGAGGTCGGGGCGCTGCGTCAGGTGCTGGTGCACCGCCCCGGTACCGAGCTGCGGCGGATCACCCCATCCAACAAGGAGGAGCTGCTCTTCGACGAGCTGCTCTGGGTCGATCGCGCGAGGGAGGAGCACGCGGCGTTCGTCGACGTGCTCCGCGAGAGCGGGGCCGAGGTGCTGTTCGTCCAGGACCTGCTGACCGACGTGCTGGAGGACGACGCTCTCGCCGCCGAGGTGGTCGCTCGACACGTGACCGATGACGCCTGCGGGCCCGAACTCGCGGCACGGGTCCGCTCCTTCCTCCTGGAGGGCCCCACCGACGAGTTGGTCCGCCACCTCGTCGGTGGTGTCTCAGTCGAGGAGGTCGGCTCGGGAGCCGGCCTGGTGGCGCGTATCCTGGCCCCCTCCGAGATGCTGCTCGCACCCCTGCCGAACCTGGTGTTCATGCGCGACTCCTCCGCCTGGGTCGGTGAGGGTGTCCTCCTCTCGCCGATGAACCGGCTCGTCCGACGCCGCGAAGCCGATCTGCTCCGGCTGGTCTACGACCGTCACCCGCGCTTCGTGGACACGCCGGTGTGGTTCGGAGGAGAACGGCGCGAGTACTTCCCCGCGACGGTCGAGGGCGGCGACGTCCTCGTCGTCGGTGACCGTGGGCTCGCCATCGGTATCTCGGAGCGCACGACGCCGCAGGGGGTCGAAGCCCTCGCCACGCGGCTGTTCGAGGCTGACGTGGTCGATCGCATCCTCGCCGTCGATCTGCCGAAGGTCCGCGCAGCCATGCACCTCGACACCGTGGTCACGATGGTCGACGTCGATGCGTTCATCGTCTACCCATCGATCACCCCGGAGGTCCGCACCTTCCAGGTGACCCCGACGAAGAAGGCGCTGCGGGTCGAGCAAGCCGACGGGCTGCTACAGGGTCTGGCCTGGGCGGCGGGGCTCGACCACGCCCGCGGCATCGAGCCGGCCCTCGGTTCGGTGCAGGCCGAACGCGAGCAGTGGAACGACGCCAACAACACCCTGGCCGTCCGCCCCGGGGAGGTGGTCGCCTACGAGCGCAACGTCGCGACCAACAGCATCCTCAGCGACGCCGGGATCACGGTCCGGACCATCCCCAGCTACGAGCTCCCCCGGGGCCGGGGCGGTCCGCGCTGCATGACGTGCCCGATCCTGCGCGACCCCCTGTAGGCGGCGGGGAACCACGGCACCGGTACGGGCGTCCCACACGGTACTCGGGAGGTGGATCTTGGAACGTTTCACCGCAGCGCTACCGATGCTCCTGGTCGCCGCGTTCGCCCTCGTCGTGCTCCTGCCCGCCCCGGCACGCGCCTGCTCGTGCGCGTTGCAGACGCCGGCGGAGGCGCTCCGGACCGCTGACGCGGCCGTCGTCGGCACGGTCGTGGACGTCGCGAAGGGACCCGGCGTGGGCTTCGACGCTGCCGTGACCTACGCGCTCGAGGTAGAGGCGGTCCTCGCCGGTCAGCTCCCCGAGCGGCTCGAGGTCCACTCGTCCGCCGACTCCGCATCGTGTGGACTCAGCGCCACCGCGGGCGATCGCCTCGGCTTGCTGCTCTACCCCGGCGATGCCGGCTGGCACGGCAACCTCTGTTCGACCTACGACGCGGACGAACTCCTCACGGCCGGGCCCGCGACCGCCCCGACCCCGCTGCCACCGGACGACCCTGACCCCGGCGACGAGCGCGGTGTGGACGGCTGGCTGCCGTTGGCGGGCGCCATCACCGGGTCCCTGGCGATGTTCGGGGCGCTGGCCCTGTGGGTCCGGCGTCGAGCTTGAAGTGTTGGGTGCGCTGTGGCGTACTCAACGCTTCAACGCCGGGAGGTCGCGGCTAGCTAGCTAGTTAGTATGGGTCCCCGCGGCTGAAGCGGAGCCACGACGGAGGAGTGAGCAATGCGTCCGTCAGCAAGGCTCGCGCTCCTCGTGACCGTCGTCCTTGCCGCTGCCGCATGCGACTCCACTACGCAAGCAGCCAGGCAGGGCGCCCCTCAAGGCACGGTTGCTCCCGGCGCCACGGCCGGTGTCGGCGAAAACGAACTCAGCCTACCGGGGGTTCCTGAGGCACAAGGGGAGGCACAAGGGGGCGACGTCGGTCCCGGCGGAGACCTCGACGTGGAGGCCCCAGGTCGGCAGCAGACTGATGGAGCAGGCGGTGGCGAGCCAACGGAGGGACGTGCTCCGGCGAGCGGCCGCGCAGCGGGGGACTCCCGTCCGCACCGCGCTGCCCGGTGTGACGCCGGCAAGACGGACGCGGCGACGCCGACCGTGGAGGTCACCGGTGAGCTGAAGAGGTGGCACCGTGTCACCTTGAGTTTCGCCGGACCGTCGTCAACCGAACAGGCAGAGCCCAACCCGTTCCTGGACTACCGCCTCGAGGTCCGCTTCGAGTCACCCTCGGGCAGGTCGATCACGGTCCCCGGCTTCTTCGCCGCCGACGGTCACGCCGCACAGACCAGCGCGGAGGCTGGCAACGTCTGGCGTGCGCACCTCACACCCTGGGAGCGCGGGAGGTGGCACTGGCAGGCATCCTTCCGGACCGGCAAGGGTGTGGCCATCGGCCTGACCGGCGGCAGGCCGCTGTGCTTCGACGGCGCTGAGGGGTCCTTCGTGGTCGCTCGATCGGACAAGTCGGGGCGCGACTTCCGCGGCAAGGGTCTGCTGGCCTACGCGGGCGAGCGATACCTGCGCTTCGCCGGCACCGGAGAACGGTTCCTCAAGGGTGGGGCCGGCAGCCCGGAGAACTTCCTCGCCTACGCGGACTTCGACGGCACGACCGGCACCCACCGGTACCAGCCACACGAGCGCGACTGGAAGCCCGGCGACCCGCAGTGGAAGGGACGCAAGGGTCGAGGGATCATCGGTGTCGTGAACTACCTGGCGAGCAAGGGCGCCAACTCGCAGTACTTCCTCACCATGAACGTCGCAGGCGACGGCAACGACGTGTGGCCGTGGACCGCACCCACCGAGTTCACCCGGTTCGACGTGAGCAAGCTGGACCAGTGGGAGATCCTGTTCTCACACATGACCGCACGCGGTGTCCAGCTCCACGTGTTCCTGCAGGAGCTGGAGAACGTGCACCTGCTCGACGGAGGGGAGACCGGCGTCCACCGGAAGCTCTACCTGCGCGAGCTCGTCGCCCGGTTCGCCCACCATCCGGTCCTGCAGTGGAACATCGGCGAGGAGAACAACGAACTGACCGATGCGCAGCGCAAGGCCATGGCCGACTACCTCCGCGCCGTCGACCCGTACGACCACCCCCAAGTCGTCCACACGTTCCCGGGCAGCCAGGACACCATCTACCGGCCG contains the following coding sequences:
- a CDS encoding arginine deiminase, whose product is MTGSIRSEVGALRQVLVHRPGTELRRITPSNKEELLFDELLWVDRAREEHAAFVDVLRESGAEVLFVQDLLTDVLEDDALAAEVVARHVTDDACGPELAARVRSFLLEGPTDELVRHLVGGVSVEEVGSGAGLVARILAPSEMLLAPLPNLVFMRDSSAWVGEGVLLSPMNRLVRRREADLLRLVYDRHPRFVDTPVWFGGERREYFPATVEGGDVLVVGDRGLAIGISERTTPQGVEALATRLFEADVVDRILAVDLPKVRAAMHLDTVVTMVDVDAFIVYPSITPEVRTFQVTPTKKALRVEQADGLLQGLAWAAGLDHARGIEPALGSVQAEREQWNDANNTLAVRPGEVVAYERNVATNSILSDAGITVRTIPSYELPRGRGGPRCMTCPILRDPL
- a CDS encoding O-methyltransferase, whose protein sequence is MSDDQEATVTGLLDEQVSDYLTALAAVQHGSDVLEDMEQRAEEHGFPIVGRAVGRFLETQARAIGAERVMELGSGYGYSAYWFARAVGADGEVVCTDGDPGNARDAEGYLTRAGLWDRVRYHVGDALESFATEDGTFDIVYCDVDKDGYPDCWRAARSRIRMGGLYLCDNTLWDGHVVTGDDRPGLEGWTAAIQEHNRLVTEDPDFVSSIVPIRDGVLVALRVA
- a CDS encoding cell wall-binding repeat-containing protein, coding for MSARTQRGVGARTPTILLLLVLTAVAWVLPLAPSSSEPPSTRTRHVTVAPPGQTGAARWAIAERIDAGDAVLVGADWGGDHDVEVEVRARRGQRWDPWQELHLPDDHGPDPGSTEAERAVSATVSDPVWLGPSDEIEVRVRGQLQRPVDLTLVEVGGGDGLAYTPPQLHRGSGTAHAATTQPEILSRASWGANEDIRKYVPLYAGDARFAVVHHTAGSNSYSREEADDVVRAIYSYHVESRGWDDIAYNFLIDRYGTIYEGRSGGITEAVIGAHAAGWNEGSFGVAVMGDFTSTEPTQASLDALDRLLAWKLDVHHINPHGETTEIAGGGSSNRYDRGDRVTFPTIIGHRTNNHTTCPGERLFDHVIGSDPIADRVEAIGLPKAYGGLPAAREQPQVGNRPNVAAVFTDDLDWQFTIRDEETGELVRSTGGVHQSEVDLVWDLRDAAGTPVPPGAYVAELQARLGTDEITPVTTEIEVTPPAERRGGETRIETAVELSRWAFPSARRVVIAAASAYPDALVATPLAGSFGGPVLLVDRKVVPEVVIEEIRRLGADEAWIVGGTARISKQVEEQLVRETRVPADAIHRRAGIDRFETAAAVAETVIAREDPTEVLLALGAHPDDTRAFPDALSAGAFGAEFDLPVLLTQGTFLPARTREVLASRPWEDGIRVFGGEAAVSAAVADAARDAASGTGVFRFAGADRYDTSRLAAEETLRRWQERIEEEGPDPNDDPTGLEVVLSSGLNWPDALGAGAAADRRNAVFLLVHAAEVGRSAAVQEWLTDNAVTLAHGLISGGPEAVDDEVVDAIGSIIASAGPHQDDPETWAPDPFAPQPEPSPTAIPTLP
- a CDS encoding NYN domain-containing protein, which translates into the protein MRHLLLWDAPNIDMTVANIIDGKPTSKERPDLHVLGKWLVDRAAGGDVEACVFINVAPHVAGPLRGWVLWLLEQGYRVFARPKVGDSDVDEDMLAHIHARAADGDLGAVYVGSNDARNFLQPLETLAGDEVAVHALGFTEYAGGLSTSDLITFVDLEDIPGLFEQALPRINLEVLPDEGRWFEPTGTLGVAVGEDVA
- a CDS encoding DMT family transporter, with the protein product MTTPLAVVLAAVGGALIATQGALLGPFSDRVRNVMVVALWVHVAGAVFAGAVVLFGRYELGITELRSAPWLLLAGVAGVGIVASIGAVVGYLGLGTTLAVLTGVQLLIALLLDASGILERTVELSLQRVLGAGLIVVGVLLVFGRGEG
- a CDS encoding peptidoglycan DD-metalloendopeptidase family protein, with protein sequence MVVTLLVLALSLTGSATAQDLEDVVEQREELEAELDQAVAAWEDLVARLATAEEELAQLETRVAALEAEAQEVNAALADRARAAFKRGDGSMLTTMLGAEGPEGALERAQFLVALTGRDRGQLEGATNLKVQLQQSRTLLEDKAAELASLREEMAAIQADLEGRLSSVKVKEAELRSRRERQRTISNGVQNGTYACIIAAPYHFRDTWGHPRSGGRRHKGTDVMGQMNAQVYAFTHGRISRLSNGGLGGISVYLWGDDDVEYFYTHLNGYAPGVHVGMRVEAGQWIALNGNTGNARGGAPHIHFEIHPGGGGAVNPYPWLSPACF
- a CDS encoding DUF5060 domain-containing protein; this translates as MSFAGPSSTEQAEPNPFLDYRLEVRFESPSGRSITVPGFFAADGHAAQTSAEAGNVWRAHLTPWERGRWHWQASFRTGKGVAIGLTGGRPLCFDGAEGSFVVARSDKSGRDFRGKGLLAYAGERYLRFAGTGERFLKGGAGSPENFLAYADFDGTTGTHRYQPHERDWKPGDPQWKGRKGRGIIGVVNYLASKGANSQYFLTMNVAGDGNDVWPWTAPTEFTRFDVSKLDQWEILFSHMTARGVQLHVFLQELENVHLLDGGETGVHRKLYLRELVARFAHHPVLQWNIGEENNELTDAQRKAMADYLRAVDPYDHPQVVHTFPGSQDTIYRPLLGHPSFDGASIQARDWNEPHPVTIKWIDASARAGRPWAVSIDECCFGVHGALPDRVDPTDHHLPRSRTLWGNLVAGGAGAEHYFPGGMPEGDLTLEDFRTRDRLWDQTRYALEFFQRHLPFWDMAHADHLAINRNDAWVLASPGEIYAVYLPEGGTTVLDTEPSAAEHLDVLWYDPRNGGQLRPGSVAPVAVGDRLWLGVPPDEPQRDWVALVRRAGG